In Torulaspora globosa chromosome 1, complete sequence, a genomic segment contains:
- the MET7 gene encoding tetrahydrofolate synthase (ancestral locus Anc_8.669), with the protein MRVQLPLKMPARTYQDAIAALNSLQSNYANIMAVRESGDRKNQMNIWEMQEWSRRIGYRPSDFNRLNAVHITGTKGKGSTAAFTSSILGMYRGQLPKVGLYTSPHLRSVRERIRINNDPISEAKFARYFFEVWEKLERTTSPLEKFPHMVPGSKPGYFKYLTLLSFHVFMQEGCNCCVYEVGVGGEYDSTNILEKPAVCGITRLGIDHTFMLGDTIEEIAWNKGGILKKGSPAFTVPGQPEAGYNVLKERASERGTTLETVPVFNGLKNIQLGIAGDFQIINASLAVCLASQLLAKMGVLDTAVTLEEYANIPMPFIRGLEQTKWEGRCQTIQKGNKTWFIDGAHTKDSIEAASEWFKKVTRGTKVKNVLLFNQQSRDAKALVDNLHLVLTPEVKFDHAIFTTNVTWNSGSYSADLVSMNTSKDQVEKLVVQKALAQHWSELDYGEATVHVTPDIQTSHELINGMLEPLNIFVVGSLHLVGGLLVVFDGKQ; encoded by the coding sequence ATGAGAGTACAATTGCCTCTGAAGATGCCAGCCCGAACTTACCAGGATGCTATCGCTGCGCTGAATTCACTGCAATCGAATTATGCTAATATAATGGCTGTAAGAGAGTCTGGAGATCGAAAAAATCAGATGAATATCTGGGAAATGCAAGAATGGTCGCGTAGAATTGGATACAGGCCGTCGGATTTCAATAGGCTGAATGCTGTCCACATCACGGGAACCAAAGGGAAAGGCTCTACGGCAGCTTTCACTTCGTCGATCCTCGGCATGTACAGGGGCCAGCTGCCCAAAGTGGGTCTCTATACATCGCCCCATCTGAGATCTGTCCGCGAACGTATCAGAATCAACAATGACCCTATTTCGGAGGCCAAATTTGCCCGGTACTTCTTCGAAGTGTGGGAAAAGCTGGAGAGGACCACGTCTCCTTTGGAGAAATTTCCACATATGGTGCCAGGTAGTAAACCCGGTTATTTCAAGTATCTCACGCTACTCTCATTCCATGTGTTCATGCAGGAAGGCTGCAATTGCTGCGTCTACGAAGTCGGGGTGGGGGGAGAATACGATAGCACTAATATACTCGAGAAGCCAGCTGTATGCGGGATCACTCGGCTGGGTATTGATCATACTTTTATGCTGGGTGACACgattgaagagattgcCTGGAACAAGGGCGGAATCCTCAAGAAGGGCTCCCCAGCCTTCACAGTGCCTGGACAACCGGAAGCGGGTTATAATGTTTTAAAAGAGAGGGCCAGTGAGCGCGGTACTACATTGGAGACTGTTCCAGTCTTCAATGGGTTGAAAAATATTCAACTAGGCATTGCGGGTGACTTTCAGATCATTAACGCATCACTTGCAGTTTGTCTGGCTTCTCAGTTACTCGCGAAGATGGGCGTTTTAGACACTGCCGTTACGTTGGAAGAATACGCAAACATACCAATGCCTTTCATACGTGGTTTGGAGCAGACAAAGTGGGAGGGGCGCTGCCAGACAATTCAAAAGGGTAACAAAACATGGTTTATCGATGGAGCCCATACGAAGGATAGCATTGAAGCGGCATCTGAGTGGTTCAAGAAAGTTACAAGAGGAACAAAGGTTAAAAATGTATTACTATTCAATCAACAAAGCCGGGACGCTAAAGCGCTGGTTGACAATTTACATCTCGTGCTCACTCCAGAAGTAAAATTTGATCATGCTATATTCACAACTAACGTTACGTGGAACTCTGGCTCTTACAGTGCAGATCTAGTTTCCATGAATACATCAAAAGACCAGGTGGAGAAATTAGTGGTTCAAAAGGCACTCGCCCAGCACTGGTCGGAACTCGATTATGGAGAGGCGACAGTGCATGTCACGCCTGATATCCAAACGTCGCATGAATTAATCAATGGAATGCTAGAACCACTAAATATCTTCGTTGTTGGATCGCTGCATCTTGTGGGAGGGCTACTGGTAGTATTCGACGGTAAACAATAA